In Rheinheimera sp. MM224, one DNA window encodes the following:
- a CDS encoding cupin domain-containing protein has protein sequence MFKLKLGLVAGLALTCLSTVAAEPAQPSQIMQQSEAKAEKGDGYVFYSYFTKPTFGTQDALTGVAVIEPGKEIHPPHIHAEEEYLMVVEGEGVWSLKDKEIAAKAGDILYAAPWDSHGIRNTGKKPLKFVVMKWHSKGVPVPVDPAVKAKP, from the coding sequence ATGTTCAAATTAAAGTTGGGATTAGTGGCCGGATTGGCTTTGACTTGCCTGAGTACAGTAGCTGCAGAGCCGGCTCAGCCTTCGCAAATAATGCAGCAGTCGGAAGCAAAAGCCGAGAAGGGTGATGGTTATGTGTTTTATAGCTACTTTACCAAACCTACTTTTGGTACCCAGGATGCACTGACTGGTGTGGCTGTGATTGAGCCAGGTAAAGAAATTCATCCGCCTCATATTCATGCCGAAGAAGAGTATCTGATGGTAGTGGAAGGCGAAGGCGTCTGGTCGCTGAAAGACAAAGAAATTGCAGCTAAAGCTGGTGATATTTTATATGCAGCGCCCTGGGATTCGCATGGTATCCGCAATACAGGCAAAAAGCCGCTGAAGTTTGTGGTGATGAAATGGCATAGCAAAGGTGTGCCTGTTCCTGTTGATCCAGCGGTAAAGGCCAAGCCCTGA
- a CDS encoding NAD(P)/FAD-dependent oxidoreductase — MQQWDVIIIGAGAAGLFSAIEAAKRGRKTLVLDNGKRIGRKILMSGGGRCNFTNIYASPANFLSQNPHFCKSALSRYTQWDFIALVQQYGIAYHEKTLGQLFCDDSAKDIVDMLQQECDKAGVSIALQQDIQNVSFADGVYTVTTPQLARSCQSLVVASGGLSLPNLGATAYGFQLAEQFGLNVLPVRAALVPLTWQPADKAVFEEISGVSLPVTAEANDVVFPEDMLFTHRGLSGPAILQISSFWQPGDELIINLSPQQDLNEFLLEQQQKHPEQELKTILSRLLPKRLVEKLLELNVFQNQAIKALHAKSIQRLADSLTHYVFKPNGTEGYRTAEVTLGGVDTNELSSKTMEAKKQPGLYFVGEVVDVTGWLGGYNFQWAWASGWVAGQYC, encoded by the coding sequence ATGCAGCAGTGGGACGTGATCATCATAGGGGCAGGCGCAGCAGGTTTATTCAGCGCTATTGAAGCGGCCAAAAGAGGCCGTAAAACCCTGGTGCTGGATAACGGCAAACGTATAGGCCGCAAAATTCTGATGTCTGGTGGTGGCCGCTGTAACTTCACCAATATCTACGCCAGCCCGGCGAATTTTTTATCGCAAAACCCACATTTTTGTAAGTCGGCGTTAAGCCGTTATACCCAATGGGATTTTATCGCTTTGGTGCAGCAATACGGCATTGCCTATCACGAAAAAACGCTGGGCCAGCTGTTTTGTGACGACAGCGCCAAAGATATTGTCGATATGCTGCAACAAGAATGCGATAAGGCTGGCGTGTCCATCGCGCTGCAGCAGGATATTCAAAACGTCAGTTTTGCCGATGGTGTTTATACAGTCACTACGCCACAACTTGCCCGCAGCTGTCAGAGTTTAGTGGTGGCTTCTGGCGGTTTAAGCCTGCCGAATTTAGGCGCTACAGCTTATGGTTTTCAGTTGGCTGAGCAGTTTGGCTTAAATGTCTTGCCGGTGCGTGCTGCTTTAGTGCCACTGACCTGGCAACCAGCCGATAAAGCGGTATTTGAAGAAATCAGCGGTGTGTCTTTGCCTGTCACGGCCGAAGCCAATGATGTGGTGTTTCCGGAAGATATGCTGTTTACCCACAGGGGCTTAAGTGGCCCTGCTATTTTGCAAATCTCTAGCTTCTGGCAACCGGGCGACGAGCTGATTATTAACTTATCGCCACAGCAGGATTTAAACGAGTTTCTGCTGGAGCAACAGCAAAAACACCCTGAGCAGGAACTCAAAACTATCCTTTCACGTTTGCTGCCTAAACGTTTGGTCGAAAAACTGCTGGAGCTGAATGTATTTCAAAATCAGGCCATTAAAGCGCTGCACGCCAAATCGATCCAGCGTTTAGCCGACAGCCTGACGCATTATGTATTTAAACCCAACGGCACCGAAGGCTACCGCACCGCCGAAGTGACTTTAGGTGGTGTCGACACCAACGAACTATCCTCCAAAACCATGGAAGCGAAAAAACAACCAGGCCTGTATTTTGTCGGCGAAGTAGTAGACGTCACAGGCTGGTTAGGAGGCTACAACTTCCAGTGGGCTTGGGCTTCTGGTTGGGTGGCAGGGCAGTATTGTTAG
- the waaA gene encoding lipid IV(A) 3-deoxy-D-manno-octulosonic acid transferase, giving the protein MHTSFFLLRLLYSALILALTPLLALYLLLRSRKDPAYRQRFAERFALKLPAASAKDGIVLHTVSVGEFNAAKPLIKQLLLQYPHLPLTITCTTPTASAAIQKLQAEQQELGRTLAHCYLPFDYPVLMRRWLKYMQPQLLLILETELWPNLVANCKALSIPTLVVNARLSARSAKGYRRFSALTQPMLRNISQILTQDKASARRFGALGAKHVQVAGNLKFELDVPKTSTQLAHSLKPLLQGRILWVVGSTHAGEDELLIQAYQQLKPLFPELLLVLVPRHPERFDPVAQLLQQQQLKYVRRSLNGLPDASTEVWLGDSMGELLSWYQLADFVFIGGSLIERGGHNPLEAMAFGKAVLSGPYVFNFQLVFQLLQQQQAYFQVTTVEDLVNTVTQLMQQPELAIQTGEKGLKLYQQQQGAVARIMVQVSNLLPMAEVKKLNADNALAWFDTHFSPNFEMTYFQSEFWQQQGLVTGQSKGRNTVWFIRQPNGKEAVLRHYYRGGLVGKLNKDKFWPEPAAQSRAMAEFSLLWQMRLWGLAVPRPCAALYQKHSFGYSADILIERIPGTTDLAHLLQQRPLTTTEWQQLGALIASFHQHQVYHSDLNCHNILLDQQGQFWLIDFDKCAIRTAADFPDQSWKTQNLQRLLRSLNKEKQQLPVFHWQHDQFAALELGYQQAASQTIQSTN; this is encoded by the coding sequence ATGCACACCAGCTTTTTCCTGTTAAGACTGTTGTACAGCGCCCTGATTCTGGCACTGACTCCGCTGTTAGCGCTGTATTTGCTGCTACGCTCGCGCAAAGACCCGGCTTATCGCCAGCGTTTTGCTGAACGTTTTGCGTTGAAGCTGCCAGCAGCGTCAGCCAAAGACGGCATAGTGCTGCATACAGTTTCAGTGGGAGAGTTTAACGCGGCCAAACCTTTGATTAAACAGCTGTTGTTGCAGTATCCGCATTTACCTCTCACCATTACCTGCACCACACCTACGGCTTCTGCTGCTATTCAGAAATTGCAGGCTGAACAGCAGGAACTGGGCAGAACTCTTGCGCATTGTTACCTGCCTTTTGATTACCCAGTGCTGATGAGGCGTTGGCTAAAGTACATGCAGCCGCAGTTGTTGCTGATTTTAGAAACTGAGCTTTGGCCTAATCTGGTAGCGAATTGCAAAGCACTTTCTATTCCGACTTTGGTGGTGAATGCCCGTTTATCGGCACGTTCAGCCAAAGGTTATCGGCGTTTTAGCGCTTTAACTCAGCCTATGCTTCGTAACATCAGTCAAATTCTGACTCAGGATAAAGCCAGTGCCCGCCGTTTTGGGGCCTTGGGCGCAAAACATGTGCAAGTAGCGGGTAACTTAAAATTTGAACTGGATGTGCCAAAAACTAGCACCCAATTGGCGCATAGCTTAAAACCTCTGCTGCAAGGCCGGATACTTTGGGTTGTTGGCAGCACTCATGCCGGTGAAGATGAGCTGCTGATCCAGGCTTATCAGCAGTTAAAGCCTCTATTCCCAGAGCTTCTGCTGGTGCTGGTGCCACGGCATCCGGAGCGTTTTGATCCTGTCGCTCAGCTGTTACAACAACAGCAGCTGAAGTATGTGCGTCGCAGCCTGAATGGTTTACCAGATGCCAGTACTGAAGTGTGGCTTGGCGATTCAATGGGCGAGTTATTAAGCTGGTATCAACTGGCCGATTTTGTTTTTATCGGCGGCAGCCTGATTGAACGCGGTGGCCATAATCCGCTGGAAGCTATGGCGTTTGGCAAAGCCGTGTTATCCGGCCCTTATGTGTTTAATTTTCAGCTGGTGTTTCAGTTACTGCAACAACAGCAAGCTTATTTTCAGGTAACTACAGTAGAGGATCTGGTCAACACTGTGACTCAGCTTATGCAGCAACCAGAACTGGCGATTCAGACCGGTGAAAAGGGTTTAAAACTCTATCAGCAGCAACAAGGTGCTGTGGCGCGCATCATGGTTCAGGTGAGTAATTTATTGCCCATGGCTGAAGTTAAAAAGTTAAATGCAGACAATGCTTTAGCCTGGTTTGACACGCACTTTTCTCCGAACTTTGAGATGACGTATTTCCAGAGCGAATTCTGGCAACAACAGGGCTTAGTCACAGGCCAGTCCAAAGGCCGCAATACGGTGTGGTTTATCCGCCAGCCAAACGGCAAAGAGGCGGTACTGCGGCATTATTACCGTGGTGGTTTGGTGGGGAAACTGAACAAAGATAAGTTCTGGCCAGAGCCTGCAGCACAAAGCCGGGCTATGGCGGAATTCAGTTTACTTTGGCAAATGCGCTTATGGGGTTTAGCTGTGCCACGGCCTTGCGCCGCTTTGTATCAAAAGCATAGCTTTGGCTATAGCGCTGATATTCTGATTGAACGTATCCCTGGCACCACAGACTTGGCTCATCTGCTGCAACAACGGCCTTTAACTACTACCGAATGGCAACAGCTAGGTGCATTAATAGCCTCTTTTCATCAGCATCAGGTGTATCACTCCGACTTAAACTGCCACAATATTTTGCTTGATCAGCAAGGTCAGTTTTGGCTAATCGATTTTGATAAATGCGCTATTCGCACAGCAGCAGACTTTCCGGATCAAAGCTGGAAAACACAGAATTTACAGCGTTTATTACGCTCGCTAAACAAAGAAAAACAGCAGTTGCCAGTCTTTCATTGGCAGCACGACCAATTCGCCGCGCTTGAGCTGGGTTATCAGCAAGCGGCAAGCCAAACCATACAGAGTACAAACTAA
- a CDS encoding glycosyltransferase family 9 protein, producing the protein MSVPQLKSICILRLSAIGDVCNAVSVVQSIQRQHPQAQITWIIGKIEARLLEGLPGVRFVVFDKKLGKAAYSQLNQDLKNDYFDVLLHMQVAFRANVASLCIKARKKIGFDWHTAKELHALFMRHRIEPAPRSHVLDGFRQFAKAIGVSEQELGQTPSWQLPIPEADELWAKEQLAAIGNTRVLIISPAASKAERNWLPERYAALADYAHTKGFAVILCGGPTELERNLSQAILASAQHPITDLTGKTNLKQLLALLKHASLVLAPDTGPTHMAIAVGTPVIGLYGHSNPDRTGPYLFRQYVVEVYHQSLLAQQGKTAAELKWGTRVKGSDIMQKIAVEAVTAMFDKVVAEQQL; encoded by the coding sequence TTGTCAGTGCCACAGTTAAAGTCCATTTGTATTCTGCGTTTATCCGCTATTGGTGATGTCTGCAACGCAGTGTCTGTGGTGCAATCTATTCAGCGTCAGCATCCACAAGCGCAAATCACCTGGATCATCGGCAAAATCGAAGCCCGTTTGCTGGAAGGTTTGCCTGGTGTACGTTTTGTGGTTTTTGATAAAAAGCTGGGTAAAGCCGCCTATAGCCAGCTAAATCAGGATCTAAAAAACGACTATTTTGATGTGCTGCTGCATATGCAGGTGGCCTTTCGCGCTAATGTCGCTTCACTTTGTATCAAGGCCCGCAAAAAGATTGGTTTCGACTGGCATACCGCCAAAGAGTTACATGCGCTTTTTATGCGTCACCGTATCGAGCCTGCACCACGCAGCCATGTGCTGGATGGGTTTCGCCAGTTTGCCAAAGCTATTGGTGTATCAGAGCAAGAACTGGGTCAGACGCCTTCCTGGCAACTGCCTATTCCTGAAGCCGATGAGTTATGGGCTAAAGAACAACTTGCAGCTATTGGCAATACTCGTGTTCTTATCATCAGCCCAGCCGCTTCTAAAGCTGAACGCAACTGGTTACCGGAGCGTTATGCGGCTTTGGCCGATTATGCCCATACCAAGGGCTTTGCAGTGATCTTATGTGGTGGCCCGACAGAGCTGGAACGGAATTTAAGCCAGGCTATTTTGGCATCGGCACAGCATCCCATCACAGACCTGACCGGCAAAACCAATTTAAAACAGCTGCTGGCGTTGTTAAAACACGCAAGTCTAGTCTTAGCGCCAGATACAGGCCCCACTCATATGGCGATAGCTGTTGGCACTCCGGTTATTGGTTTGTATGGCCACAGTAATCCGGATCGCACAGGCCCTTATTTATTCCGTCAGTATGTGGTCGAGGTCTATCACCAATCTTTATTGGCGCAACAAGGCAAAACGGCTGCTGAATTAAAATGGGGCACCCGCGTCAAAGGCAGCGATATTATGCAAAAAATTGCTGTAGAGGCTGTAACCGCTATGTTCGATAAAGTAGTGGCAGAACAGCAACTATGA
- the hldE gene encoding bifunctional D-glycero-beta-D-manno-heptose-7-phosphate kinase/D-glycero-beta-D-manno-heptose 1-phosphate adenylyltransferase HldE produces MINLSLLQNLSSASVLVVGDVMLDRYFNGDSQRISPEAPVPVVKISKIEDKAGGAANVARNIAHLDGKVGLLGIIGNDSAGESLQQLLAGEQIHSELFSQDHKPTIAKMRVVSRQQQIVRLDQEEMFSSEDAELLAERFAAVYQNYDVILFSDYNKGSLQQISKMIKLAKAAGKTVLVDPKQADLSVYAGADVITPNLGEFKTAGGKTASVEEMLSSARELMQKAGLASILLTRSEQGMSLITATEHFHFPAQVLEVSDVTGAGDTVIATLAVMLSAGMSLHDATQLANLAAGIVVGKVGAATVSPEELAAKLNKDLFRQGDFYQTPFDKVLQHIQFARQNGERIVFTNGCFDILHAGHVRYLAQAKALGDRLVVGLNSDASVRRLKGEQRPINTLEDRATVLASLASVDWVVPFGDDTAENDTPLKLISTILPDVLVKGGDYSIATIVGADVVIAHGGEVQVLTFVDGRSTSKVIRKIQDLQGNN; encoded by the coding sequence ATGATTAACCTGAGCCTGCTGCAAAATTTGTCTTCTGCTTCTGTACTGGTGGTGGGTGATGTAATGCTGGACCGCTATTTTAATGGCGACTCGCAGCGTATATCGCCTGAAGCCCCTGTGCCTGTGGTGAAAATCAGCAAAATAGAAGACAAAGCCGGTGGCGCTGCCAACGTGGCACGTAATATCGCCCATCTGGACGGTAAAGTAGGCTTATTAGGTATTATTGGTAACGACAGCGCGGGTGAGTCGTTGCAGCAGTTGCTGGCGGGCGAGCAAATTCATTCCGAGCTGTTTAGCCAGGATCATAAACCTACTATCGCAAAAATGCGGGTGGTGTCACGTCAGCAACAAATAGTGCGGCTGGATCAGGAAGAAATGTTCAGCAGCGAAGATGCCGAACTGTTGGCAGAACGTTTTGCTGCTGTGTACCAGAACTACGATGTGATCCTGTTCAGTGATTACAACAAAGGCTCGTTGCAGCAGATTTCCAAAATGATCAAACTGGCCAAAGCGGCTGGCAAAACTGTATTGGTCGACCCAAAACAAGCCGATTTGTCGGTGTATGCCGGTGCTGATGTGATTACGCCGAATTTAGGTGAATTTAAAACCGCAGGCGGCAAAACAGCTTCAGTGGAAGAAATGCTCAGTTCAGCCCGTGAGCTGATGCAAAAAGCCGGTTTAGCTTCGATTTTATTAACCCGCAGCGAACAAGGCATGAGCCTTATTACCGCCACTGAACATTTCCACTTCCCGGCTCAGGTGTTGGAAGTCAGTGATGTGACTGGTGCTGGTGATACAGTAATCGCCACTTTAGCTGTGATGTTAAGTGCTGGAATGTCACTGCATGATGCCACTCAGCTGGCTAACTTAGCGGCTGGCATAGTGGTAGGCAAAGTAGGAGCTGCGACAGTTTCTCCTGAAGAGTTGGCCGCTAAGCTGAATAAAGATTTATTCCGTCAGGGCGATTTTTACCAGACGCCTTTTGACAAAGTACTGCAGCATATTCAGTTTGCCCGTCAAAACGGTGAGCGTATTGTTTTTACCAATGGCTGCTTTGATATTTTACATGCAGGTCATGTGCGTTATTTAGCTCAGGCCAAAGCTTTGGGTGACCGTTTAGTAGTGGGCCTGAATTCAGATGCTTCAGTGCGCCGCTTAAAAGGCGAACAGCGCCCTATCAATACTTTGGAAGACCGTGCCACAGTGCTGGCAAGTTTGGCCAGTGTGGACTGGGTGGTGCCTTTTGGCGATGACACAGCCGAAAACGATACGCCGTTAAAATTAATCAGCACCATATTGCCTGACGTATTAGTCAAAGGCGGCGACTACAGCATTGCAACCATAGTGGGTGCTGACGTAGTGATAGCCCATGGTGGTGAAGTGCAGGTGCTGACTTTTGTTGATGGCCGCTCCACCAGCAAAGTAATACGGAAAATTCAGGACTTGCAGGGAAATAACTAA
- a CDS encoding glycosyltransferase family 25 protein: MGQFAGYPIWLINLDSNPERYESAKKQLHKLGLDAERFSAIYGKNLSQAEVAACYDPALNQKKFRRPLSPGEIGCYLSHRTLWQRMVDENIAMAFILEDDIDVEPEFLTVLEKITQLKHWDMIKLADDRAGTGEQKKELGDGYSLVNFAKVPNCTTAYALTLDGAKKLLSRPKFFRPVDVDLQFYPELNLTVYSMLPYRLWSASRFESEIDKMSGGTRKGGTSFWRNLKYRFQLKSIRSHHLSGDLSQVQFTPTKQEEV, from the coding sequence ATGGGACAGTTTGCAGGATACCCAATCTGGTTAATTAATCTGGATTCCAACCCTGAGCGTTATGAGTCCGCCAAAAAGCAGCTGCATAAGCTGGGTTTGGATGCTGAACGCTTCAGTGCTATTTATGGCAAAAACCTAAGCCAGGCTGAAGTTGCCGCTTGTTATGATCCGGCATTAAACCAGAAGAAATTCCGCCGTCCTTTGTCGCCAGGCGAAATTGGTTGTTATTTAAGTCACCGCACTTTGTGGCAGCGCATGGTCGATGAAAACATCGCCATGGCCTTTATTCTGGAAGACGATATAGATGTAGAGCCTGAATTTCTGACTGTGCTGGAAAAAATCACCCAATTAAAACACTGGGATATGATTAAGTTAGCCGATGACAGAGCAGGCACAGGTGAGCAGAAAAAAGAGCTGGGAGATGGTTATAGCCTGGTGAATTTTGCCAAAGTGCCCAACTGCACCACAGCTTATGCGTTAACGCTGGACGGTGCAAAAAAGCTGTTGAGCCGGCCTAAGTTTTTCCGCCCTGTTGATGTGGATCTGCAGTTTTACCCTGAGCTAAACCTGACTGTGTATTCGATGTTGCCTTACCGTTTGTGGTCGGCCAGCCGTTTTGAAAGCGAAATCGACAAAATGAGTGGCGGCACCCGCAAAGGCGGTACTTCGTTCTGGCGTAACCTGAAATACCGTTTTCAGCTGAAATCTATCCGCAGTCATCATCTGTCGGGCGATCTGTCACAGGTACAGTTTACTCCAACCAAACAGGAAGAGGTTTAA
- a CDS encoding nucleotidyltransferase domain-containing protein: protein MNNVRSYGLSEQVVQAIQLVLSQYPQVRSAVLYGSRAKGNFREGSDIDLTLKTDPSVDTALLLRIENQLDELNTPYQFDLSLFHHITNPGLIEHISRVGVNFYPVAS from the coding sequence ATGAATAACGTGCGCAGCTACGGTTTATCCGAACAGGTCGTTCAGGCTATTCAATTGGTACTGTCACAGTATCCACAAGTGCGATCTGCTGTTTTATATGGCTCTCGTGCTAAAGGGAATTTCAGAGAGGGTTCGGATATTGATCTGACCTTAAAAACAGATCCTTCAGTTGATACAGCCCTGTTACTGCGAATCGAAAACCAACTGGATGAACTCAATACCCCTTATCAGTTTGATTTGTCGCTGTTTCACCATATAACTAACCCTGGTTTGATTGAGCATATCAGTAGGGTTGGTGTAAATTTTTATCCCGTTGCCAGTTAA
- a CDS encoding NAD(P)/FAD-dependent oxidoreductase translates to MDFDVIIVGGSYAGMAAALQLVRARRSVLIIDAGSRRNRFADSSHGFLTQDGNSPQAIAATAKAQLMAYPTVQWLEASAISASKTDTGFQVGTDTQSYQAKRLLLASGVTDQLPEVPGLAERWGKSIFHCPYCHGYELDQGPIGVVAASPLALHHALMLPDWGPTTLFTNECFEPDTEQKAQLLARGVVIEPSKVLQISGKANVQLSNGKVLQMAGLFTQPTTTVNSPLAAQLGCQFEQGPLGAFIQTTATKETTIAGVFACGDNARMAGSVAIAIGDGSLAGAMAHQSLLFGTISH, encoded by the coding sequence ATGGATTTTGATGTGATCATCGTAGGAGGCAGCTACGCCGGTATGGCTGCCGCTTTGCAGTTAGTACGTGCCCGTAGATCCGTGTTGATCATAGATGCAGGCAGCAGACGCAACAGATTTGCTGATAGTTCACACGGCTTTTTAACTCAGGACGGTAACAGCCCTCAAGCTATAGCTGCCACAGCTAAAGCTCAGCTAATGGCTTATCCGACAGTACAATGGCTGGAGGCTTCCGCCATCAGTGCCAGCAAAACCGACACTGGTTTTCAGGTGGGTACTGACACACAAAGCTATCAGGCCAAACGCCTGCTGCTGGCCAGTGGTGTGACCGATCAGCTTCCTGAAGTTCCTGGCCTGGCAGAGCGTTGGGGCAAAAGTATTTTTCATTGCCCTTATTGTCATGGCTACGAGCTGGATCAAGGCCCAATTGGAGTAGTAGCAGCCAGTCCGCTCGCCTTACACCATGCGCTGATGCTGCCAGACTGGGGACCAACCACTTTATTCACTAATGAATGTTTTGAACCAGATACAGAACAAAAAGCGCAGCTGCTTGCCCGGGGTGTGGTGATTGAACCTAGCAAAGTCCTACAGATTTCAGGTAAGGCTAATGTGCAGCTGAGCAATGGCAAGGTGCTGCAAATGGCAGGCCTTTTTACCCAGCCTACCACCACAGTCAACAGCCCATTAGCAGCGCAGTTGGGCTGTCAGTTTGAACAAGGCCCATTGGGTGCTTTTATTCAAACCACTGCGACTAAAGAAACGACAATAGCGGGTGTATTTGCCTGTGGTGATAACGCCCGTATGGCAGGTTCAGTGGCCATTGCCATAGGCGATGGCTCGCTGGCTGGAGCCATGGCTCATCAGTCTCTGCTCTTTGGCACTATCAGCCACTAA
- a CDS encoding glycosyltransferase family 2 protein, with translation MRSRKISCFVISCNEEDRIEACLQSLSGWVDQLIVVDSGSKDRTVEIAEKYADKVYQTDWPGFGPQRNRALAWCEHDWVLSIDADEVLTPELKVEIDQVLAEPDLDANFIKMPWHTYFFGKLLKHGRYSTPQGKLFLKTGASFKDRQVHETLLLPYEKVRVLKSAIIHHSWRSYQHCQEKHVKYACLGAEDKFARGKKASLGFAILRFFTDFIQQYVLRLGFLDGWRGLLMAIVLGQYAFHKYAALATMVADAKAKAKS, from the coding sequence ATGCGTAGCCGTAAAATTTCCTGTTTTGTCATCTCCTGCAATGAAGAAGACCGCATTGAAGCTTGTTTACAGTCGCTCTCTGGCTGGGTCGATCAACTGATAGTGGTCGATTCTGGCAGTAAAGACAGAACAGTAGAAATCGCAGAAAAGTACGCCGACAAAGTCTATCAAACCGACTGGCCTGGTTTTGGCCCACAACGTAACCGTGCTTTAGCCTGGTGTGAACATGACTGGGTATTGAGCATAGATGCCGACGAAGTGCTGACGCCTGAACTGAAAGTGGAAATTGATCAGGTATTGGCTGAGCCTGATTTAGACGCCAACTTTATCAAAATGCCATGGCACACCTACTTTTTTGGCAAGTTGCTCAAACATGGTCGTTATTCCACACCGCAAGGTAAATTGTTTTTAAAAACAGGGGCTAGCTTTAAAGACCGTCAGGTGCACGAAACCCTGTTATTGCCTTATGAAAAAGTGCGGGTATTAAAATCGGCCATTATTCACCACAGCTGGCGCAGTTATCAGCATTGTCAGGAAAAGCATGTGAAATATGCCTGTTTAGGGGCTGAAGATAAATTTGCCCGTGGTAAAAAGGCTAGTTTAGGTTTTGCCATTTTGCGGTTTTTCACCGACTTTATTCAGCAGTATGTGCTGCGTTTGGGTTTCCTCGACGGTTGGCGTGGTTTACTAATGGCTATAGTGCTGGGCCAGTATGCTTTTCATAAATACGCCGCTTTGGCCACTATGGTGGCTGATGCAAAAGCCAAAGCAAAAAGCTAA
- a CDS encoding RrF2 family transcriptional regulator, protein MKSDNKLSSILHVILHLAEHHQAMTSETLALYLKTNPVVIRRMMAGLRQAGLVISVKGHGGGWTMAKPLAAISLQDVYQALGAPRLFAQGYRQEAPQCLIEQAVNASLDSAFAEAEQQLLRKFGNVSLADIAADFALRRQQHLATLDSPQQPPQE, encoded by the coding sequence ATGAAAAGTGATAATAAACTCTCGTCCATTTTGCATGTCATCCTGCATCTGGCTGAACATCATCAGGCCATGACCTCAGAGACGCTTGCGCTTTATCTGAAAACGAATCCTGTCGTGATCCGCCGCATGATGGCGGGTTTACGCCAGGCTGGATTAGTGATTTCAGTCAAAGGCCATGGCGGGGGCTGGACTATGGCAAAACCTCTGGCAGCCATTAGCTTGCAGGATGTATATCAGGCACTTGGTGCACCACGATTATTTGCTCAGGGCTATCGACAGGAAGCGCCACAATGCCTTATCGAACAAGCGGTGAATGCTTCACTGGATTCAGCTTTTGCTGAAGCAGAACAACAATTGCTACGAAAATTCGGCAACGTCAGTCTCGCTGATATAGCAGCTGATTTTGCACTCAGACGCCAACAACATCTGGCGACTCTGGACAGCCCACAACAACCCCCACAAGAGTAA
- a CDS encoding nucleotidyltransferase substrate binding protein: protein MMAEDIRWLQRLDNFKRSMVQLEQAVTLSKQRALSDLEQQGLIQAFEYNYELAWNVIKDFYSYQGDTEDIQGSRDAFRTAFNRGLVTEGQLWMDMIKSRQHTVHSYNKNTADEIAIEVIQRYYPALMALKQQLIEKAAAYE, encoded by the coding sequence ATGATGGCTGAGGATATTCGCTGGTTACAGAGATTGGACAACTTCAAACGCTCCATGGTGCAACTGGAGCAGGCTGTCACTTTGTCTAAACAACGCGCTTTATCAGATTTAGAGCAGCAAGGACTCATCCAGGCTTTTGAATACAACTACGAGTTGGCCTGGAATGTAATAAAAGACTTCTACAGCTATCAGGGTGACACTGAAGATATTCAGGGGAGCAGAGATGCTTTTCGCACCGCTTTTAATCGTGGTTTAGTCACGGAAGGCCAGCTCTGGATGGATATGATTAAAAGCCGCCAGCATACGGTTCATTCTTATAACAAAAATACTGCTGATGAAATTGCCATTGAGGTGATCCAGCGTTATTACCCGGCGCTGATGGCTTTAAAGCAGCAACTGATAGAAAAAGCCGCCGCTTATGAATAA
- a CDS encoding SIS domain-containing protein: protein MSDVKSSLKQSFLDSLKRHRDAFATVEAYHEQAMQLLDAVQNCLKQGGKVVWMGNGGSAADSQHLAAEFMVRYKAERGPLASIALTTDTSILTAHANDYHFDSVFERQVLGLVRPQDVVIGLTTSGKSPNINLALKAANELGAFTVALTGRDGGLVKDIAKLPIIVKNDETARIQEVHMFIGHWLCEALDLAIVGNN, encoded by the coding sequence ATGTCAGATGTAAAATCCAGTTTGAAACAAAGCTTTTTAGATAGTTTAAAACGTCACCGTGACGCCTTTGCCACAGTGGAAGCCTATCATGAGCAAGCGATGCAGCTGTTGGACGCAGTGCAAAACTGCCTAAAACAAGGTGGCAAAGTAGTATGGATGGGTAATGGCGGCAGCGCGGCCGACAGCCAGCATTTAGCAGCTGAGTTTATGGTGCGTTACAAAGCAGAACGTGGCCCGCTGGCATCTATCGCCTTAACAACAGACACTTCTATTCTTACAGCACACGCCAACGACTACCATTTTGACAGCGTGTTTGAGCGTCAGGTGTTAGGTTTAGTGCGGCCACAAGACGTGGTGATTGGCCTGACGACTTCAGGTAAAAGCCCAAATATCAATTTAGCTTTAAAAGCCGCCAATGAATTAGGCGCTTTCACAGTAGCCCTGACTGGTCGCGATGGTGGTTTAGTTAAAGACATCGCCAAACTGCCTATTATCGTGAAAAACGACGAAACAGCCCGTATTCAGGAAGTGCATATGTTTATTGGCCACTGGCTCTGTGAAGCCCTTGATCTGGCCATCGTAGGTAACAACTAA